Proteins from one Kazachstania africana CBS 2517 chromosome 1, complete genome genomic window:
- the RDL1 gene encoding thiosulfate sulfurtransferase RDL1 (similar to Saccharomyces cerevisiae YOR285W; ancestral locus Anc_8.746) encodes MGVWQTILDAWNGVEITPKEKAPQAPVKNYNFQDMKELVAKHDPNVVLVDVREPSEYSVVNIPGSINVPYRSHPDAFALDTEAFEKTFGVQKPNAEKELVFFCASGMRGAKAQNVAANNGYKNSAVYPGSMNDWVGQGGDKLKL; translated from the coding sequence ATGGGTGTCTGGCAAACTATTTTAGATGCATGGAATGGTGTAGAAATAACACCAAAAGAAAAGGCTCCTCAAGCCCCtgtgaaaaattataacTTTCAAGATATGAAAGAGTTAGTTGCCAAGCATGATCCAAACGTGGTACTAGTGGATGTCAGGGAACCATCAGAATATTCTGTAGTGAATATCCCTGGTTCCATCAATGTCCCATATAGGAGTCATCCTGATGCATTTGCCCTTGATACAGaagcttttgaaaagacatTTGGTGTACAAAAGCCTAATGCAGAAAAAGAGTTAGTCTTTTTCTGTGCAAGTGGTATGCGTGGTGCTAAAGCACAAAATGTTGCAGCAAATAATGGTTACAAGAACTCTGCTGTATATCCAGGCTCCATGAACGATTGGGTGGGTCAGGGCGGTGATAAGCTCAAATTATGA
- the RDL2 gene encoding thiosulfate sulfurtransferase RDL2 (similar to Saccharomyces cerevisiae YOR286W; ancestral locus Anc_8.747), with protein MFNPLFTSAARQVIPKRLLSYKPTKVYNFEEIKRLVEHPKSSKLLIDVREPGELKTYKMPTAINIPFNTSPGALGLSSGDFEDKFNFPKPSKSKELIFFCAKGLRAQSAEAMATSYGYTKTAIYPGSTDEWLAKGGNNIKPK; from the coding sequence ATGTTCAATCCCCTGTTCACTTCAGCTGCAAGGCAGGTAATACCCAAAAGACTATTGTCCTACAAGCCTACAAAGgtttataattttgaagaaatcaaaagattaGTGGAACACCCCAAAAGTTCGAAGTTATTGATCGATGTGAGAGAACCCGGAGAACTTAAGACATACAAAATGCCTACTGCCATTAATATACCTTTTAATACTTCGCCAGGTGCATTAGGACTTAGTTCAGGTGACTTTGAGGATAAATTCAACTTCCCCAAACCAAGCAAAAGTAAGGAAttgatcttcttttgtGCAAAAGGATTAAGAGCGCAAAGTGCTGAAGCAATGGCAACATCATACGGTTATACAAAAACTGCAATCTATCCAGGATCTACCGATGAATGGTTAGCTAAAGGTGGAAACAATATTAAACCCAAATAA
- the PLP2 gene encoding Plp2p (similar to Saccharomyces cerevisiae PLP2 (YOR281C); ancestral locus Anc_8.743), whose amino-acid sequence MSNEPMFQVQVDESEDTEWNDILRSRGIIPERAPSPTAQLEEALEEALAKQHENRLEDKDLSELEELEDEEDEEFLEIYKRKRMAELVKLQERSKFGDVYHINKPEYNKEVTIASQGGEKPEFIDNTNTQAVYVFVHLSLQSKLQSRILSHLFQTAASKFREIKFVEIPGNRAIENYPDDNCPTLLVYYNGDVLKNLVSLLELGGNKTTMKDFEEFLVKVGAVNDRDDRLIMNQDDEDAREERYANYANSKSIRTGIKSKFNVGVGDGSDDDDFF is encoded by the coding sequence ATGTCCAATGAACCAATGTTTCAGGTCCAAGTGGATGAATCTGAGGATACAGAATGGAATGATATCCTAAGAAGCCGTGGTATTATCCCGGAAAGAGCACCCTCTCCAACTGCGCAATTGGAAGAAGCACTTGAAGAAGCTTTAGCAAAACAACATGAAAATAGATTAGAGGACAAGGATCTTTcagaattagaagaattggaagatgaagaagatgaagagttCTTAGAAATATACAAGAGGAAGAGGATGGCTGAATTAGTGAAATTACAAGAGAGATCAAAATTCGGTGATGTTTATCACATCAATAAACCAGAGTACAATAAAGAGGTTACAATAGCGAGTCAAGGTGGAGAAAAGCCTGAATTTATAGATAATACAAACACACAAGCTGTTTACGTATTTGTTCACTTATCATTACAAAGCAAATTACAGAGCAGAATACTTTCACATCTTTTCCAAACTGCTGCATCCAAATTTCGTGAAATAAAGTTTGTAGAAATACCTGGCAATAGGgctattgaaaattatcCGGACGATAATTGTCCTACTTTATTAGTGTACTACAATGGTGATGTCTTAAAAAATCTCGTCAGTCTACTAGAATTAGGCGGTAATAAAACCACAATGAAAGactttgaagaattctTGGTTAAAGTGGGTGCTGTTAACGATAGAGATGATAGACTCATAATGAAtcaagatgatgaagacgCGCGTGAAGAGAGGTACGCTAACTATGCTAATTCTAAGAGTATAAGGACTGGtattaaatcaaaatttaatgtcGGAGTTGGTGATGGtagtgatgatgacgattttttttga
- the UBP8 gene encoding ubiquitin-specific protease UBP8 (similar to Saccharomyces cerevisiae UBP8 (YMR223W); ancestral locus Anc_8.742) has product MSECEHIVKFSEEKVSSALKMIKFVVAHSSQKEKWLKLADCSTCHEINQGACFVCLDCKSINCWNNKCMATHANELDHAIGINSNSGLIFCFKCMDYINYESNDDNRNISFPTVTNRDGLHGFVNMGSTCFMSSILQVLIHNPFIVQNSMSQSHYSSCKIRNPNNCISCALDEIIAESYGNFVKYNNGKPINQYHDGFISMLNCSWKINDNFAGYSQQDAHEFLQFILNRLHRDYKLTSTYTNNTDSCSCLIHSIFQGKLKSSIVCPECHDNSKTVTDPYIDLSLDIKDKATLYQCLDSFHKKETLHDYNYHCPNCDTMQDPIKQLTIDKLPPVLVLQLKRFEHLNNGQNVKLNAFIEFPTYLNMKKYCHTEENNSSIIYELNGVISHIGTVNEGHYIATLKLDSNNWFKFNDSMVTSISEEEVLKDQAYLLFYSIKQVN; this is encoded by the coding sequence ATGTCGGAATGTGAGCATATTGTCAAGTTTAGTGAAGAGAAAGTATCTAGTGctttgaagatgattaAATTTGTAGTAGCTCATTCATCACAGAAGGAAAAATGGCTAAAGTTGGCAGACTGTTCGACATGTCATGAAATTAACCAAGGTGCATGTTTTGTTTGTTTAGACTGCAAATCGATAAATTGCTGGAATAATAAATGTATGGCTACACATGCTAATGAGCTGGATCATGCTATTGGCATAAATTCAAACAGTGGCctaattttttgtttcaaatgtATGGATTATATTAACTACGAAAGCAATGACGATAACCGCAATATAAGTTTTCCTACCGTAACTAATAGGGATGGATTACATGGTTTTGTCAATATGGGATCAACCTGTTTCATGAGCAGCATACTTCAAGTCTTAATCCATAACCCTTTCATTGTCCAAAACTCCATGAGCCAGTCACATTATAGCTCATGCAAGATAAGAAATCCGAATAACTGTATCTCGTGTGCTCtagatgaaattattgcCGAATCATATGGGAATTTTgttaaatataataatggCAAACCTATAAATCAATACCATGATGGGTTTATTTCGATGTTGAATTGTTCTTGGAAGATTAACGATAATTTTGCCGGTTACTCCCAACAAGATGCCCATGAATTTTTGCAATTCATATTAAATCGATTACATCGTGATTACAAATTAACTTCAACCTATACAAATAATACAGATTCATGCAGTTGCCTTATCCATTCCATCTTTCAAGGCAAACTGAAGAGCTCTATTGTATGTCCGGAGTGTCACGATAATTCTAAAACTGTTACTGATCCATACATTGATTTATCGTTAGACATAAAAGATAAAGCCACTCTTTACCAGTGTCTAGATAGTTTCCATAAAAAGGAAACTTTGCATGATTATAATTACCACTGTCCAAATTGTGATACTATGCAAGATCCAATAAAGCAATTGACTATTGATAAACTTCCTCCAGTGTTAGTtttacaattgaaaagatttgaGCATTTAAATAATGGGCAAAACGTTAAGCTCAATGCTTTTATAGAATTTCCAACGTATCttaatatgaaaaaatacTGCCAtactgaagaaaataactCTTCGATCATTTATGAATTAAACGGCGTAATATCACACATTGGGACTGTGAACGAGGGACATTATATTGCAACATTGAAACTTGATAGTAACAATTGGTTCAAATTTAACGACTCCATGGTGACTTCAATTTCCGAGGAAGAAGTGTTGAAAGACCAAGCATATTTACTTTTCTATAGTATTAAACAAGTGAATTAA
- the KAFR0A04230 gene encoding phosphoglycerate mutase (similar to Saccharomyces cerevisiae YOR283W; ancestral locus Anc_8.745): MTVTKEFPFYETNTDPSVIRLFVIRHGQTEHNVLKILQGHKDISINSTGYKQAEKLGMYLKEHNIKFDKVFSSDLKRCQETNTEVLRFSGQEDVPVELDSDLRERFMGIIEGMHITDAEKYANKHGKGSFRDFGEDPEEFTARLHRGINKSIKESLEKDYRNIALISHGGAIRAILTSLEGPKTKNADKIIVFNTSVTIIDYIKSDNRLLIRRIGNTQHLGEGEFIVSDLRLR; encoded by the coding sequence ATGACTGTGACTAAAGAGTTCCCATTTTACGAGACTAATACTGATCCTTCAGTGATAAGGCTGTTTGTCATAAGACATGGTCAAACAGAGCACAATGtcttaaaaattttgcaagGTCATAAGGATATATCTATAAACTCTACTGGTTACAAGCAGGCTGAAAAGTTGGGAATGTATTTAAAAGAAcataatattaaatttgataaagtgTTTTCAAGTGATTTGAAGAGGTGTCAGGAGACGAATACAGAGGTTTTGAGGTTTTCTGGACAAGAAGATGTTCCAGTAGAGCTTGATTCCGACCTTAGAGAGAGATTCATGGGTATAATCGAAGGTATGCATATTACAGATGCTGAAAAGTATGCCAATAAGCATGGTAAGGGTTCTTTCAGAGATTTCGGAGAGGATCCGGAGGAATTCACCGCAAGATTGCACCGTGGTATAAATAAATCGATAAAGGAATCCCTAGAGAAGGATTACAGGAATATAGCCCTTATTAGTCATGGTGGTGCTATCAGAGCCATCTTAACGTCGCTTGAAGGGCCTAAGACTAAAAATGCAGATAAAATCATTGTCTTTAATACTTCTGTGACAATTATTGACTACATTAAGAGTGACAATAGATTGTTGATCAGACGTATTGGTAACACTCAGCATTTGGGAGAGGGTGAGTTTATAGTTAGTGATTTAAGATTGAGATGA